In one window of Paenarthrobacter nicotinovorans DNA:
- a CDS encoding TetR/AcrR family transcriptional regulator — translation MSPGEDLDWTTEREKFHAYRRQAGGGATMSQAAQREVSDSIAPFDGARPPASAGPAHSLSELLTEASATVGAHRTAVQKRSRSKMETVLKAAIDLLVEGGPEAVTTTTVAARAGVSVGWLYNFFDGREALLEEILVSCLQDLDNRLDKVDFDLGGSDWKQKAEAGVEAHIEFFNETPAFRAIWFSTEFTGRMIRANRMHDDQLAAFLARTITEVRPDAPQVPLGVVTQIFVGMLDKGFDLAYRESQDRGNEALLQEMKRSSIEYLSTYLP, via the coding sequence ATGAGCCCCGGCGAAGACCTAGACTGGACCACGGAACGTGAAAAGTTTCATGCTTACAGGAGACAGGCTGGAGGGGGCGCCACGATGAGCCAGGCAGCGCAACGTGAAGTAAGTGATTCCATTGCACCTTTTGATGGAGCCCGTCCGCCTGCATCTGCGGGACCAGCTCATTCTCTCTCCGAGCTTCTGACAGAGGCGTCCGCCACAGTCGGCGCCCACAGGACGGCCGTACAAAAGCGCAGCCGTTCGAAGATGGAGACGGTACTGAAAGCCGCTATCGACCTTCTGGTCGAGGGCGGACCTGAAGCAGTCACCACGACTACCGTGGCAGCGCGGGCTGGCGTATCTGTTGGATGGCTTTACAACTTTTTCGATGGCCGGGAGGCCTTGCTGGAAGAAATTCTTGTGTCCTGCCTTCAGGACCTTGACAACCGGCTGGATAAAGTTGATTTCGACTTAGGTGGGTCTGACTGGAAGCAGAAGGCCGAAGCCGGTGTGGAAGCCCATATTGAATTTTTCAATGAGACTCCAGCCTTCCGTGCCATCTGGTTTTCCACAGAGTTCACCGGGCGCATGATCCGCGCCAACCGTATGCACGACGACCAACTGGCAGCCTTTCTGGCGCGAACCATAACCGAGGTCAGGCCCGACGCGCCGCAGGTTCCGCTGGGAGTTGTGACACAAATTTTTGTCGGCATGTTGGATAAGGGATTTGACCTTGCTTATCGGGAGTCGCAGGATCGAGGCAACGAGGCGCTGCTGCAGGAAATGAAACGCTCCAGCATCGAATATCTGTCCACATATCTGCCTTAG